One window of the Pseudarthrobacter sp. ATCC 49987 genome contains the following:
- the nusG gene encoding transcription termination/antitermination protein NusG codes for MSEQELEVTETELDKSQDAAVETGEQSEAASAAPASDVADEVDTADEADTAEAGDAAAAESVEAGSDDEAATDEAATDEAATGEDAAESGDALAAAAAAAEVDPADEFKAKLRRQEGDWYVIHSYAGYENRVKANLETRIQTLDMEDYIFEIQVPMEEVVEIKNAQRKVINRVRIPGYVLVRMDLTDASWGAVRHTPGVTGFVGNAHNPVPLRLDEVFSMLAPVFEEEQAEKGKPIKHAAAQIDVDFEVGESVIVKEGPFETLPATISEIKVDSQTLVVLVSIFERETPVTLAFNQVSKI; via the coding sequence GTGTCTGAGCAGGAGCTCGAGGTAACTGAGACTGAGCTGGATAAGAGCCAGGACGCCGCGGTGGAAACCGGGGAACAGTCCGAGGCCGCGTCCGCTGCGCCCGCATCCGACGTCGCTGACGAGGTAGACACGGCTGACGAGGCAGACACGGCAGAAGCCGGCGACGCCGCCGCAGCAGAGTCTGTCGAGGCGGGCTCTGACGACGAAGCCGCCACCGACGAAGCCGCCACCGACGAAGCCGCCACCGGTGAAGACGCAGCCGAGTCGGGCGACGCGCTGGCAGCCGCTGCCGCCGCCGCTGAGGTTGATCCGGCTGACGAGTTCAAGGCCAAGCTGCGCCGCCAGGAGGGTGACTGGTACGTCATCCACTCCTACGCCGGCTACGAAAACCGCGTCAAGGCCAACCTTGAAACCCGCATCCAGACCCTGGACATGGAAGATTACATCTTCGAGATCCAGGTTCCGATGGAGGAAGTCGTTGAGATCAAGAACGCTCAGCGCAAGGTCATCAACCGCGTCCGCATCCCGGGTTACGTCCTGGTCCGGATGGACCTGACGGATGCCTCCTGGGGCGCCGTCCGCCACACCCCCGGTGTCACCGGCTTCGTGGGCAACGCCCACAACCCGGTCCCGCTGCGCCTCGATGAGGTCTTCTCCATGCTCGCCCCGGTCTTCGAAGAAGAGCAGGCCGAGAAGGGCAAGCCCATCAAGCACGCAGCCGCGCAGATCGACGTCGACTTCGAGGTCGGCGAGTCCGTCATCGTCAAGGAAGGTCCGTTCGAGACCCTTCCGGCCACGATCTCCGAAATCAAGGTGGACTCCCAGACCCTCGTGGTGCTGGTCTCCATCTTCGAGCGCGAGACCCCGGTCACGCTGGCCTTCAACCAGGTCAGCAAGATCTAG
- a CDS encoding PspC domain-containing protein: protein MNPHTEHPDEGDVPSGSTAGQPAGSPAEPAAEPATGAPAERSPATSAGSAADRAPAADDSATAPVDTSATLPLDFPAGAGTPPPPPPPHYYGPTPPPAGSQPQNFFDWIRSQGIHRGRERWVGGVASGIAGRFGVDPLIVRGILIVLTVFAGVGVLLYGIAWALLPEPDGRIHVQEAAAGRWSSGMTGALITTIIGFPSLGTGVWGWDRYGVGPFIWTVFWVGGVIYLIYYLSQRNKPRNGVTPLSPSPQTGGPAGPAYPPAAATPSTLSTPATPGTPFATTGYGASTALPRYGESTVPGPGWGAPPPSGPMPPPGGGYRPVPGGGPVPPAKPRNLGPGAPAVAVTAGLALLVGGGIKALDVANVIDLGTSSNAVVWASAAVVLGLGILIAGLRGRTSGILGFFAAVALIVGGIFNVLPNGDRFRPQNADWSPVSIEQALGGFDITAGTGTVDLTRISLNPPLGTDLVVPIDATVSNLTVVIPNTVPVEVRADMTMGNLNEGSQNHGGMTTQQSNYNTGKPGATLVVKINGTFSNVTIKEGN from the coding sequence ATGAATCCGCACACTGAGCACCCTGATGAAGGCGACGTCCCTTCGGGCAGCACCGCCGGACAACCTGCCGGGTCACCGGCGGAACCAGCCGCAGAACCAGCCACAGGAGCACCGGCCGAGCGGTCGCCGGCCACCTCTGCCGGTTCCGCCGCGGACCGGGCGCCTGCCGCAGACGACTCCGCCACCGCTCCGGTTGATACGTCCGCGACTCTGCCGCTGGACTTCCCGGCCGGCGCCGGGACGCCGCCGCCCCCGCCGCCGCCGCACTATTACGGTCCAACACCCCCGCCGGCCGGCAGCCAGCCGCAGAACTTCTTCGACTGGATCCGCAGCCAGGGCATCCACCGCGGGCGCGAGCGCTGGGTGGGCGGGGTGGCCAGTGGCATCGCCGGGCGCTTCGGCGTCGACCCGCTGATTGTCCGCGGCATCCTGATTGTCCTGACAGTCTTCGCCGGCGTCGGAGTCCTCCTCTATGGCATCGCGTGGGCACTCCTGCCCGAGCCCGATGGCCGCATCCACGTCCAGGAGGCCGCCGCCGGCCGGTGGTCGTCCGGCATGACCGGGGCCCTGATCACCACGATCATCGGCTTCCCCAGCCTGGGCACCGGCGTCTGGGGCTGGGACCGCTACGGCGTCGGCCCTTTCATCTGGACCGTCTTCTGGGTGGGCGGCGTCATCTACCTCATCTACTACCTGAGCCAACGCAACAAGCCCCGGAACGGAGTGACACCCCTGTCCCCGAGCCCGCAGACCGGCGGCCCGGCAGGCCCCGCCTACCCACCGGCCGCGGCAACACCTTCGACACTCTCGACACCGGCAACGCCGGGAACGCCTTTCGCCACGACCGGCTACGGCGCGTCGACTGCGCTGCCCCGCTATGGCGAGTCAACCGTGCCCGGACCGGGCTGGGGCGCGCCTCCGCCGTCGGGCCCCATGCCTCCCCCCGGGGGCGGCTACCGGCCGGTGCCGGGCGGCGGACCTGTCCCGCCGGCCAAACCCCGGAACCTCGGCCCCGGCGCCCCCGCGGTGGCGGTGACCGCCGGGCTCGCACTGCTGGTGGGCGGCGGCATCAAGGCCCTCGACGTCGCGAACGTGATCGACCTTGGCACCTCCAGCAATGCCGTCGTCTGGGCCAGCGCCGCCGTGGTCCTGGGTCTCGGGATCCTCATCGCCGGGCTCCGGGGCCGCACCTCGGGCATCCTCGGATTCTTCGCCGCGGTCGCCCTGATCGTCGGCGGCATCTTCAATGTGCTCCCCAACGGCGACCGCTTCCGCCCGCAGAACGCCGACTGGTCACCGGTGAGCATCGAGCAGGCGCTGGGGGGCTTTGATATCACGGCCGGCACCGGGACCGTGGACCTGACCAGGATCTCACTTAATCCTCCGCTGGGAACAGATCTGGTGGTCCCCATTGACGCGACGGTAAGCAACCTCACGGTGGTTATCCCGAACACTGTTCCGGTGGAGGTCCGCGCCGACATGACCATGGGCAACCTCAACGAAGGCAGCCAGAACCACGGCGGCATGACCACCCAGCAAAGCAACTACAACACCGGCAAGCCGGGAGCGACACTGGTCGTGAAGATCAACGGCACCTTCAGCAACGTCACCATCAAGGAAGGGAACTGA
- a CDS encoding pyridoxal phosphate-dependent aminotransferase, with translation MPAARISQRISAIAESATLAVDAKAKALKAAGRPVIGFGAGEPDFPTPDYIVQAAIAAASQPKYHRYSPAGGLPELKQAIADKTFRDSGYRAEASQVLVTNGGKQAVYNTFATLLDPGDEVIVPTPFWTTYPEAIRLAGGVPVEVFAGPEQGYLVTVEQLEAALTDRTKILLFVSPSNPTGAVYSPEQVREIGQWAAAKGLWVVTDEIYEHLTYDGVPFTSIATAVPELGDKVVILNGVAKTYAMTGWRVGWMIGPADVIKAATNLQSHATSNVSNIPQMAALAAVSGPLTAVDEMKLAFGRRRKAIVAGLNAIEGVECPTPKGAFYVYADVRALLGKEFPSANGPVRPSTSAELAALILDEVEVAVVPGEAFGPSGYLRLSYALGDEDLATGVARLQDFLGKAK, from the coding sequence ATGCCTGCCGCCCGCATTTCACAGCGTATTTCCGCCATAGCCGAATCCGCCACGTTGGCTGTTGATGCCAAGGCGAAGGCGTTGAAGGCGGCCGGCCGGCCGGTCATCGGCTTCGGCGCCGGCGAGCCGGACTTCCCGACCCCCGACTACATCGTGCAGGCAGCCATCGCGGCAGCAAGCCAGCCGAAGTACCACCGCTATTCCCCGGCGGGCGGGCTGCCGGAACTGAAACAGGCCATCGCCGACAAGACGTTCCGGGATTCCGGCTACCGGGCCGAGGCGTCCCAGGTGCTCGTCACGAACGGCGGCAAGCAGGCCGTATATAACACCTTCGCCACGCTGCTTGACCCGGGCGACGAGGTCATTGTCCCGACGCCCTTCTGGACCACCTACCCGGAAGCCATCCGGCTCGCCGGCGGCGTTCCGGTGGAGGTCTTCGCCGGACCGGAGCAGGGATATCTGGTCACCGTGGAGCAGCTCGAGGCGGCCCTCACGGACCGCACCAAGATCCTCCTCTTCGTCTCCCCCTCGAACCCCACCGGAGCCGTGTACTCCCCGGAGCAGGTCCGGGAGATCGGCCAGTGGGCCGCCGCCAAGGGCCTGTGGGTGGTCACGGACGAGATCTACGAGCACCTGACGTACGACGGCGTGCCCTTCACCTCGATCGCCACGGCCGTCCCGGAGCTGGGCGACAAGGTGGTGATCCTCAACGGCGTGGCGAAAACCTACGCCATGACCGGCTGGCGCGTGGGCTGGATGATCGGCCCGGCCGACGTCATCAAGGCCGCCACCAACCTGCAGTCGCACGCCACCTCCAACGTGTCCAACATCCCGCAGATGGCCGCCCTCGCCGCAGTCTCCGGCCCGCTGACTGCCGTCGACGAGATGAAGCTCGCCTTCGGCCGGCGCCGCAAAGCGATCGTGGCCGGCCTGAACGCCATCGAGGGTGTGGAATGCCCGACGCCGAAAGGCGCCTTCTACGTCTACGCGGACGTCCGTGCCCTGCTCGGCAAGGAGTTCCCGTCCGCGAACGGTCCCGTCCGGCCCTCGACGTCGGCGGAGCTGGCCGCGCTGATCCTGGATGAGGTCGAGGTGGCCGTCGTTCCGGGCGAGGCTTTTGGTCCTTCCGGCTACCTGCGCCTGTCCTACGCCCTCGGCGACGAGGACCTCGCCACCGGCGTCGCCCGCCTGCAGGACTTCCTCGGCAAGGCCAAATAG
- a CDS encoding ATP-binding protein: protein MTTAASRPPLVRGSDRVVAGVCAGLARHLGWPVRMVRIGMAVAALAGGAGVAFYAWLWIMVPTADESAKRNARQPASPIAPAVSQPHLAYADLYSGLPTAAASPGLAAPAVGAAPGPAAAPDGAAPGGSWRDRVTGMRYGKEILLGAGLLLAAGILIARLLGVDVPLGTLIPVAAILGGAAIAWMQLDETRRAGLVDKTKADQAGGWARLAAGLALVVTGVLLMVSGSGSWEQTWLALLASVAVLGGVALVLLPWGLKFWRDLEAERAGRVRATERAEIAAHLHDSVLQTLALIQRRAGNETDVVRLARAQERELRGWLYRDPGKEAGQLSEGIQAAAAEVEDSLGHAVEVVAVGDCAMTERHEALVQAAREAMLNAARHGGGAVSVYLEVTDGAAEVFVKDRGPGFDPDAVPADRLGIRESIVGRMKRHGGTATITSNQDGTEVRLRLPQPAGASTGASANNSNGEAKL from the coding sequence ATGACAACCGCCGCGTCCCGCCCGCCGCTGGTCCGCGGCAGCGACCGGGTGGTAGCCGGCGTCTGTGCCGGCCTCGCCCGGCACCTGGGCTGGCCGGTGCGGATGGTCCGGATCGGGATGGCCGTCGCCGCGCTCGCCGGCGGCGCCGGTGTGGCGTTCTACGCCTGGCTCTGGATCATGGTTCCCACCGCTGACGAAAGCGCCAAGCGCAATGCCCGCCAGCCGGCGTCGCCCATTGCCCCGGCCGTGAGCCAGCCCCACCTGGCCTACGCGGACCTCTACTCCGGGCTCCCGACGGCGGCCGCCTCCCCGGGCCTGGCCGCACCAGCAGTAGGCGCAGCGCCGGGACCGGCGGCTGCGCCGGACGGGGCAGCCCCTGGCGGTTCCTGGCGGGACCGGGTCACCGGCATGCGCTACGGCAAGGAGATTCTGCTCGGAGCGGGCCTGCTGCTGGCCGCCGGCATCCTGATCGCACGCCTGCTTGGCGTTGATGTTCCCCTCGGGACCCTCATCCCGGTTGCGGCCATCCTGGGCGGCGCGGCCATCGCCTGGATGCAACTGGATGAGACGCGCCGGGCCGGCCTCGTGGACAAGACCAAAGCGGACCAGGCCGGCGGCTGGGCACGCCTCGCCGCCGGGCTGGCCCTGGTTGTGACCGGAGTCCTGCTTATGGTGTCCGGGTCAGGGTCGTGGGAACAGACCTGGCTTGCCCTGCTGGCCTCGGTGGCGGTGCTGGGCGGCGTGGCCCTGGTGCTGCTGCCCTGGGGGCTGAAGTTCTGGCGGGACCTTGAAGCGGAGCGGGCCGGGCGGGTCCGCGCCACCGAACGGGCCGAGATCGCGGCGCACCTCCACGACTCGGTACTGCAGACCCTTGCCCTGATCCAGCGGCGCGCCGGCAACGAGACCGACGTCGTGCGCCTCGCACGGGCCCAGGAGCGCGAATTGAGGGGCTGGCTGTACCGGGATCCGGGCAAGGAAGCCGGTCAGTTGTCCGAGGGCATCCAGGCCGCGGCGGCGGAAGTGGAGGACTCCCTGGGCCACGCGGTCGAGGTGGTAGCCGTGGGCGACTGTGCCATGACCGAACGCCACGAGGCGCTCGTCCAGGCCGCCCGGGAGGCGATGCTGAACGCCGCCCGGCACGGCGGGGGCGCCGTGTCGGTGTACCTGGAAGTCACGGACGGCGCGGCGGAGGTCTTCGTGAAGGACCGCGGTCCCGGCTTCGACCCGGACGCAGTCCCCGCTGACCGGCTGGGAATCCGTGAGTCGATAGTGGGCCGGATGAAACGCCACGGCGGCACTGCCACCATCACCAGCAACCAGGACGGCACCGAGGTGCGGCTCAGGCTGCCCCAGCCAGCGGGAGCATCCACCGGCGCTTCCGCCAACAACAGCAACGGAGAGGCAAAACTGTGA
- the rplK gene encoding 50S ribosomal protein L11, whose product MAPKKKVTGLIKLQIQAGAANPAPPIGPALGQHGVNIMEFCKAYNAATEAQRGNVIPVEITVYEDRSFTFITKTPPAAELIKKAAGVAKGSPTPHTVKVAKLTQAQVNEIATTKMEDLNATSLEGAAKIIAGTARSMGITVEG is encoded by the coding sequence TTGGCTCCCAAGAAGAAGGTCACCGGCCTCATCAAGCTGCAGATCCAGGCAGGTGCCGCTAACCCGGCCCCGCCGATCGGTCCTGCGCTTGGCCAGCACGGTGTCAACATCATGGAATTCTGCAAGGCGTACAACGCTGCGACGGAAGCCCAGCGCGGCAACGTTATTCCGGTTGAAATCACGGTCTACGAGGACCGTTCATTCACGTTCATCACCAAGACCCCGCCGGCCGCGGAACTCATCAAGAAGGCTGCAGGCGTTGCCAAGGGTTCACCGACCCCGCACACCGTCAAGGTTGCCAAGCTGACCCAGGCCCAGGTGAACGAGATCGCCACCACCAAGATGGAAGACCTCAACGCCACGAGCCTTGAAGGCGCCGCGAAGATCATCGCCGGCACCGCCCGCTCCATGGGTATCACCGTCGAAGGCTAA
- the secE gene encoding preprotein translocase subunit SecE yields the protein MSEIQVTETAASSSSGRPAKNAPKAGFFARITLFVRQVIGELKKVVAPTRKELINYTLVVLVFVVIMMLIVTVLDLAFGIGVGWVFGGTGPTDR from the coding sequence ATGAGTGAGATCCAGGTGACCGAAACGGCTGCAAGCAGCTCCAGTGGCCGCCCCGCCAAGAATGCCCCCAAGGCAGGCTTTTTCGCTCGAATCACGCTCTTCGTCCGCCAGGTCATCGGCGAGCTGAAGAAGGTCGTTGCACCGACCCGCAAAGAACTGATCAACTACACGCTCGTGGTGCTGGTGTTCGTGGTCATCATGATGCTCATCGTCACCGTGCTGGATCTGGCCTTCGGGATCGGCGTGGGCTGGGTCTTCGGCGGCACGGGCCCCACGGACCGCTAA
- a CDS encoding PspC domain-containing protein: MEKFFSTVRGLGLKRGPQRWLGGVCGGIAAKLNVDVAFVRIAFLLFALLPGPAFVFYLAAWLLLPDQRNAIVLETFLANRSSRP; encoded by the coding sequence ATGGAAAAGTTCTTCAGCACCGTCAGGGGCCTCGGCCTGAAACGTGGTCCGCAGCGCTGGTTGGGCGGTGTCTGCGGCGGCATCGCCGCCAAGCTGAATGTGGATGTCGCGTTCGTCCGGATCGCGTTCCTGCTCTTCGCGTTGCTTCCCGGTCCGGCCTTCGTGTTCTATCTGGCGGCCTGGCTGCTCCTCCCGGACCAGCGGAACGCCATCGTCCTTGAGACGTTCCTGGCGAATCGTTCGTCCCGCCCCTAA
- a CDS encoding LuxR C-terminal-related transcriptional regulator: MSNTETGTPVPGIRVVIVDDHTIFRSGLKADLDPDIIVAGEAATVEDAVAVIAAVRPDVVLLDVHLPGGLGGGGREVLAGSAPLFGSTRFLALSVSDAAEDVVSVIRAGARGYVTKTISGAEISDAVRRVAGGDAVFSPRLAGFVLDAFGTAPADIADDELDRLSARELEVMRLIARGYSYKEVAKELFISIKTVETHVSAVLRKLQLSSRHELTRWAAERRLL; the protein is encoded by the coding sequence GTGAGCAACACCGAAACGGGCACTCCCGTCCCAGGGATCCGGGTGGTGATCGTGGACGACCACACCATCTTCCGGTCCGGCCTGAAGGCCGACCTGGATCCGGACATCATCGTTGCCGGCGAGGCCGCAACCGTGGAAGACGCCGTTGCCGTGATCGCAGCCGTCCGACCCGACGTTGTGCTCCTCGATGTCCACCTTCCCGGCGGGCTCGGCGGCGGCGGACGCGAGGTGCTGGCCGGCTCGGCACCCTTGTTTGGCAGCACGCGGTTCCTGGCGCTGAGCGTCTCGGACGCGGCCGAGGACGTCGTCTCCGTGATCCGGGCAGGGGCGCGCGGCTATGTCACCAAAACCATTTCGGGTGCGGAAATTTCCGACGCCGTCCGCCGGGTTGCGGGCGGGGACGCCGTCTTCTCTCCCCGGCTGGCGGGCTTTGTGCTGGATGCCTTCGGGACCGCCCCTGCGGATATTGCCGACGACGAACTGGACAGGCTGTCAGCCCGCGAACTCGAAGTGATGCGGCTCATCGCCCGCGGCTACAGCTACAAGGAAGTCGCCAAGGAGCTGTTCATCTCGATCAAGACGGTCGAAACCCACGTCTCGGCGGTGCTGCGAAAACTCCAGCTCTCCAGCCGGCACGAACTCACCCGCTGGGCCGCCGAGCGCCGGCTCCTCTGA